From the Actinomadura luzonensis genome, the window CACGGGAGTGGTGGAGCGATGCCGGCGACTGGGAACGACGACGCGGTGGACGTCAGTGTCGTCATCCCCGCACACAACTGCCGCGACTACCTGGACAGATGCCTCACGTCCGTGCTCGTGCAGCGAGTCAAGAAGGAGATCGTCGTGGTGGACGACGGCTCCACCGACGGCAGCGCCGAGCTGCTCGACCTGTACGCCTCCTACCACAAGGACTGCGTGCGGGTCGTGCACCTGGAGGGCAGCGGCGGCGCGGGCCGCCCGCGCAACGTCGGCATCGAGCACGCCACCGGCCGCTACGTGTTCTTCTGCGACGCCGACGACTACCTCGGCCCTGAGGCCCTGGAGCGCATGGTCGCCATGGGCGACCGCAACGGCTCCGACATCGTCCTCGGCAAGATCGTCGGCCACGGCCGCCGCGCGCCGATGTCGATGTTCCAGCGCAGCGCCGACCGTGTGGCGCTGGCCGACAGCACCGTCTACAACAGCCTGAGCTGCTTCAAGCTCTTCCGCCGCGACATGCTCCAGCGCCACCGCATCCGCTTCGGCGAGGGCATGTTGGTCGGCGAGGACATCATCTTCAGCGTCCACGCCTACTGCCACGCGCGGGTGATCTCGGTGGTCGCCGACTACGACTGCTACCACCTGGTCGCCAGGCCCGACGGCAGCAGCATCATGCAGCAGCCCGGCAGCCGCGACCCCATCGCCTGGCTCACCATGATCCGCGAGCCGATCCGCCTCATGGCCCGGCACGTCCCGCCCGGCCCGCTCCGCGACCACCTGCTGCGCCGGCACTTCCGGCTGGACGCCTTCGCCCAGCTCGGCTCGGTCTTCCTGGAGAGCGACGACATCCGGCGCAAGGACATCGCCCGCGAGGTCGCCGCCCTGTGCGAGGAGTGGTACACGCCGGGCGTGCACGAACGGCTGGGCAGCATCGACCGGCAGCGGGCCGGCGCGCTCGACGACATCGACCGCCTGGTGCGCCTGGCCCGCATCGAGAGCGCCACCGTGCGCCGCCGGCTGACCGGGCTGCGCTGGGACGGCGACCTGCTGGTGGTGACCGGCGCGGCCCGCCTCGACGGCATCAGCAGGGACGACGGGGTCGCGGTGATCCTGCGCTCGCGCTACGACCCGCACGCCGAGCTGGTCGTGCCCGCCCAGCGCAAGGGCGGCGAGTTCGCCGCCAGGATCGACGTCTCCGCGCTCGACTCCGGCATCTGGGACCTCCGGATCGCGGTCGAGCTGGAGGGCGTGGTGCGCCACGGCCGGCTCGGCGCCGAGCGCGACGGCGACATCACCCGGCCCGCGCCCCGGCTCGTCGGCGAGATGGCGGTGCTGCCGTACTTCACCCGCGACAACGGCAACCTCAGCATCGACGTCGGCGGCCACGTGGTGGACGTGCCCGGGGTCGCCCGCCTGCGGCGCACCCGCTGGTCCCTGGGCCACCGGCTGCTGGTGGACGGCGAGGTCAGCGTCGCCGGGGCGACGCCGCCTGCCGAGGCGGTCCGGCAGTTCGTCTGGCGCGAGCGGCGCACCGGGCGCGAGCGGACCGAGCCGGTCACGTCGTTGCCCGGCGGCACGTTCACGGCCCGGCCCGCGATCGGCCGGCTCGCGCCCGGCACCTGGGACGCCTACCTGGAGCTCGACCTGGGCGGGCCGCCCGCGCGGTTCAGGATCGAGGCCGAGGAGGAGGCGGTGGCCCCGCCGCGCCGGTGGCGGGGGGCGGCCCTGCTGCGCAGCGTGCGGCCGTACGCGACGGCCCGCAAGGGACGGCTCAGCGCGGTGGTGAGGAGGATGACGGCGCGGAGCATCGCCAGAAGAATCTTGAGGTAATTGCCATCTATGTGCAGGTGCAAGCCGATGACCTAAAGTAGGGACGTTGTTCGTCCTCTTTTGGGAGGTCGTCCCCTTTCTGGGAGGCAAGGTCGTGCACGTACCTGATGGGTTCTTCGACGCGGTGACGTCCATTTCCGCCGGGGTCGTGGCGGCCGCCGGGGTCGGGGTGTGCCTGCGCGGCGCGCGGCGCGAGCTCGACGACCGCACCGCGCCCATGGCCGGGCTGGTCGCCGCGTTCATCTTCGCCGTGCAGATGCTCAATTTCCCGGTCGCCGCCGGCACCAGCGGCCACCTGCTGGGCGGCGCGCTGGCGGCGATACTCGTCGGCCCCTATACCGGCGTGTTGTGCATGGCCGTGGTGCTCCTCGTGCAGGCCGTGTTCTTCGCCGACGGCGGGCTCACCGCGCTCGGCGTCAACGTCACCGTCATGGGCCTGGTCACCGTGCTCGTCGGGTGGGGCGTCTTCCGGCTGGTCAGCGGCCTGTCCCGGAGCAGGGGCGGGGTGACGGCGGCCGCCTTCCTCGCGGCGCTGGTCTCCGTGCCGGCCGCGGCGCTGGCGTTCACGCTGCTGTTCTGGATCGGCGGCACCGCGCCGATCGAGGTGTCGGCGGTGGCCGCCGCGATGGGCGGCGTGCACGTGCTCATCGGCCTCGGCGAGGGCGTCATCACGGCGATGACCGTCGGCGCGGTGCTGGCCGTCCGGCCCGACCTCGTGTACGGCGCCCGCGGCCTGGCCACCCCCCTGGTGCTGCGCGGCGCCACGGGCACGACCACCACCGTCGGCGCGCAGGAGCCGGCGGCGCCCGCGGCGCGCGGCGGGCTCCGGCCGTTCCTGCTCGCCGGCGTCGGGGTGACGCTGGTGCTGGCCGGACTGGTGTCGTTCGCCGCCTCCTCCTCGCCCGACGGGCTGGAGGCGGTGGCCGAGACCCACGGCTTCTCCGGCCGGGCGGCCGACCACTCGTTCGGCGGCTGGGCCCTCGCCGACTACGGTGAGGTCGGGGGCATCCCCGTCGGCATCGCCGGGATCATCGGCGTCGGGCTCGTGCTGCTCATCGCCGGTGCCGTGGCCCATGCCGCCAGGAGACGGAACAAGATCAAGGTGTGAGACGTGGGCGCGGGCCATCATCACCAGCTCTACCTGCCGGGCGACTCCGTCGTGCACCGGCTGCCGCCGCAGTGCAAGCTGCTCGCGGTCCTCGCGTTCGCGATCGTGGTGGTGGCCACGCCGCGCGAGCGGTTCTGGGCGTTCGCCGCCTACGCCGTGCTGCTCGGCGTCGTCGCGGCGGCCGCCCGGGTGCCGCTGCGGCACGTCACCCGCCGGATGGCGATCGAGCTGCCGTTCGTGCTGTTCGCGGTGCTCATCCCGGTCATCGGGCTGGGGGAGCGGGTGAGCGTCCTGGGGGTCTCGCTGAGCGTGGCGGGGCTCTGGGCGGCCTGGAACATCCTGGCCAAGGCCACGCTCGGCGTGGTCGCCTCGATCCTGCTGGCCGCCACCACGGAGCCGCGGGTGATCCTGCTCGGCGCGCAGCGGCTGCGGCTGCCGGGCCTGCTGGTGCAGATCGCCATGTTCATGCTGCGCTACATGGACGTGATCCTCGACGAGATGCGGCGGATGCGGGTGGCGCGCGAGTCGCGGGGGTTCGAGGCCAGGAACGCCCGGCACATCCCGGTGCTCGCGCGTTCGGCGGGGGCGTTGTTCATCCGCTCGTACGAGCGGGGCGAGCGGGTCCACCTGGCGATGCTGAGCCGCGGCTACACCGGCCAGATGCCGATAATTACCGATATGACGGCATCGACCGCCCATTGGGCGACCGCCCTCGCCCTGCCCGCCGCGGCCCTCGCGGTGCTCGCTCTCTCGGCCTCAGGACTGTTGTGAACTCTCTGGAAGTCAGGCAGCTCGCCTACGCCTACCCCGACGGCACCCAGGCGTTGTTCGGCGTGGACCTGTCGATCGCGCGCGGCGAGCGGGTGGCCCTGCTCGGCCCCAACGGCGCGGGCAAGACCACGCTCGTCATGCACCTCAACGGAATACTCACCGCCGGGCACGGCACCGTCACCGTGGCGGGCACCCCCGTGCGCAAGGACACCCTCAAGGAGGTCAGGCAGCGCGTCGGCCTGGTCTTCCAGGACCCCGACGACCAGCTCTTCATGCCCACCGTGCGCGACGACGTGGCCTTCGGCCCGGCCAACGCCGGCCTGCGCGGGGCGGAGCTGGACCGGGTGGTGGAGCAGGCGCTGTCCCGGGTCGGCATGCTGCAGGCGATCGACCGGCCGCCGCACCACCTGTCCTTCGGCCAGCGCCGCCGGGTGGCGGTCGCGACCGTGCTGGCCATGGAGCCGGAGATCCTGGTGCTCGACGAGCCCTCCTCCAACCTCGACCCGGCCGCGCGGCGCGAGCTGGCCGAGATCCTGCGCTCCCTGGAGGTGACCGTGCTCATGGTCACGCACGACCTGCCGTACGCGCTGGAGCTGTGCGAGCGGGCCCTCATCCTCTCCGGCGGCGTGATCGCCGCCGACGGGCCCACGCGGGAGCTGCTGGCCGACGCGGAGCTGCTGGCCGAGCACCGTCTGGAGCTCCCGTACGGTTTCGCGATCCCGGCCGTGTGACCTGGACCGCACCGGCTTGCCCTCGTATATCCAACTCTTCGTAGTCTGTGCATGCCCGGCAACGGGGCATGTCGAAGTACAGTGGCTCATCGAGGAGGGGCCAAATGAAGCTGCGGCTTGCGCGACATGCCCTGGGAGACGCCGTGGTGGTGGCCGTTGAGGGAGAGCTCGACCTGTTCACCGCACCGTTCCTCCGGGACGAGGTACGCGACGCCATCAAGCAGGACGGCGCGAAGCTCGTGCTCGATCTGCAGCAGCTGTCGTTCATGGACTCCAGCGGGTTGTCGGTGCTGATCGAGGCCTGGCGGCTGGCCACCGGGGAGGGCGGCGGCGTCTCGCTCGCCGCGCCGCAGGCGCCGGTCGCGCGCATCCTGCGCACGACGGGGCTCGACCGGCGCATCAAGGTCTACTCCGACGTGGACAGCGCCGTGGGTGAGATTTAACCGACCCCAAGTAGAACTTCATTCGGTTATCGGGTTAGGGTCCGGGATATGGACGTGAACGGATCCTCAACAATCATCTCCGGCGGCGCCAGCGGCCTCGGCGAGGCGACCGCCCGCGAGCTGGCCCGCGCCGGCGCCACCGTGGTCGTGGCCGACCTCAACGAGGAGCGCGGCAAGACGGTCGCCGACGAGATCGGCGGCGTCTTCGTCAAGACCGACGTGTCGGACGACGAGCAGGTGCAGGCGGCCGTGGACGCCGCCGTCGCCACCGGCAAGCCCCTCCGCGTGGTGGTCAACAGCGCCGGCATCGGGTGGGCGGAGCGCACGGTCAACCGTGACGGCAACCCGCACAACCCGGCCACCTACCGCAAGGTCATCGAGGTCAACCTGATCGGCACGTTCAACCTCATGCGCCTGGCGGCGGCGGCCATCGCCAGGACCGAGCCGGCCGACGCCGACGGCCAGCGCGGCGTGGTCGTCAACACCGCCTCCGTGGCGGCCCTGGAGGGCCAGACCGGGCAGCTCGCCTACTCGGCCTCCAAGGGCGGCATCGTGGGCATGACCGTGCCCGCGGCGCGCGACCTGGCGGCCATCGGCGTACGGGTGAACACGATCTGCCCCGGCATCATCGACACCCCCATCTACGGCTTCTCGCCCAACTCCGAGGAGTTCAAGGCCAAGCTCGTGGCGCCGGTCGTCTTCCCCAAGCGCATGGGCCGCGCCGACGAGTTCGCGCACCTGGTGCGCTCGCTCGTCGAGAACGACTACATCAACGCCGAGGTCATCCGCTTCGACGGCGGCATCCGCTTCCAGCCCAAGTAGCCGGGGGGTTCCTCTCGTGTCTGACGAAGTGCTCGTCGAGGAGTCCGGCAACGTCGCGATCATCACGATCAACCGCCCGAAGGCCCGCAACGCCGTGAACGGCGCGGTGGCGCGGGGGATCGCGGAGGCGCTGGACGGCCTGGACGCTCGCCCCGAGATTTCCGCATATGTCCTGACCGGTGCGGGTGGTACGTTCTGCGCCGGCATGGACCTCAAGGGCTTCCTGTCCGGCGACTTCCCGGTCGTGGAGGGCCGCGGGTTCGGCGGCCTCACCGAGGCCCCGCCGAAGAAGCCGCTCATCGCGGCCGTCGAGGGCTACGCCCTGGCCGGCGGCTTCGAGATGGCGCTGGCCTGCGACCTCATCGTGGCCTCGGCCGAGTCCACGTTCGGCCTGCCGGAGCCCAAGCGCGGGCTCGTGGCGGGCGCGGGCGGCATCATGCGGCTGCCGCGGCGGATCCCGTACCACGTGGCCATGGAGATCGCCCTGACCGGCGACCACTACCCGGCCTCGCGCCTGTACGAGCTCGGCCTGGTCAACCGCATCGCCGAGCCGGGCAAGGCCCTGGAGGACGCGCTGGAGCTGGCCCGCAAGGTGGCCGCCAACGCGCCGCTGGCCCTCGCCGCGACCAAGAAGGTGATCATCGAGTCGCAGGACTGGCCGCTGGCGGAGATGTTCAAGAAGCAGGGAGCGATCATCAACCCGGTGTTCGGCTCCAAGGACGCCATGGAGGGCGCCGCCGCGTTCGCGGAGAAGCGCGCCCCCCAGTGGAAGGGCGAGTAGCCGCCGTCCCGCCGTCACCCCCTCCCGCGCCCGCGCCCGCGCGCCGGGGCGGGAGGGGCTTTACGCGCGCATGACTCTTCCTGCGTACGGTAAAGAAAGAGGAGACGAGCTACTGGGAGAGCGCATGGGCGACTATTCGGGTTCCAGGTTCGATTCCGCCAGGCGCGGCGCAGGAGCCCTGCTCTCGGGAGCGCTCAGCGCGTTCATCATCGTGGCCGTCATGCTCGCGATCATGTGGGTCGTCGAAGGGGTCGACTTCTTCCTCAACGGCGCCCTCGACCACAACTTCGGGATCGTCGGCTGGGAGCCCGAAGGGCTGGTCGGCATCGTCTTCGCGCCGTTCCTGCACGGCGGCTTCGGCCACCTCATGGCCAACTCGCTGCCGCTGCTCGTGATGGGTTTCCTGGCCGGGCTGCGCGACGTGCGCAAGTTCCTCTGGGCCACCCTCATCATCATCCTGGTCGGCGGCCTCGGCACCTGGCTGATGAGCCCCATGGTCATCACGGTCGGCGCGAGCGGGCTGATCTTCGGGTACTTCGGCTACATCATGGCCAGGGGGCTGTTCGACCACCGGGTGCTCGACATCGTCATCGCGATCGGCGTGGGCATCGCCTACTGGGGGATCCTGGCCGGGCTGCTGCCCAACCAGGAGGGCATCTCCTGGCAGGGCCACCTGTGCGGGCTCGTGGCCGGCGTGCTGGCCGGCTGGGTGCTGCGCCGCAGGAAGC encodes:
- a CDS encoding energy-coupling factor ABC transporter permease: MHVPDGFFDAVTSISAGVVAAAGVGVCLRGARRELDDRTAPMAGLVAAFIFAVQMLNFPVAAGTSGHLLGGALAAILVGPYTGVLCMAVVLLVQAVFFADGGLTALGVNVTVMGLVTVLVGWGVFRLVSGLSRSRGGVTAAAFLAALVSVPAAALAFTLLFWIGGTAPIEVSAVAAAMGGVHVLIGLGEGVITAMTVGAVLAVRPDLVYGARGLATPLVLRGATGTTTTVGAQEPAAPAARGGLRPFLLAGVGVTLVLAGLVSFAASSSPDGLEAVAETHGFSGRAADHSFGGWALADYGEVGGIPVGIAGIIGVGLVLLIAGAVAHAARRRNKIKV
- a CDS encoding SDR family NAD(P)-dependent oxidoreductase, with product MDVNGSSTIISGGASGLGEATARELARAGATVVVADLNEERGKTVADEIGGVFVKTDVSDDEQVQAAVDAAVATGKPLRVVVNSAGIGWAERTVNRDGNPHNPATYRKVIEVNLIGTFNLMRLAAAAIARTEPADADGQRGVVVNTASVAALEGQTGQLAYSASKGGIVGMTVPAARDLAAIGVRVNTICPGIIDTPIYGFSPNSEEFKAKLVAPVVFPKRMGRADEFAHLVRSLVENDYINAEVIRFDGGIRFQPK
- a CDS encoding STAS domain-containing protein (This anti-anti-sigma factor, or anti-sigma factor antagonist, belongs to a family that includes characterized members SpoIIAA, RsbV, RsfA, and RsfB.) — protein: MKLRLARHALGDAVVVAVEGELDLFTAPFLRDEVRDAIKQDGAKLVLDLQQLSFMDSSGLSVLIEAWRLATGEGGGVSLAAPQAPVARILRTTGLDRRIKVYSDVDSAVGEI
- a CDS encoding energy-coupling factor ABC transporter ATP-binding protein is translated as MNSLEVRQLAYAYPDGTQALFGVDLSIARGERVALLGPNGAGKTTLVMHLNGILTAGHGTVTVAGTPVRKDTLKEVRQRVGLVFQDPDDQLFMPTVRDDVAFGPANAGLRGAELDRVVEQALSRVGMLQAIDRPPHHLSFGQRRRVAVATVLAMEPEILVLDEPSSNLDPAARRELAEILRSLEVTVLMVTHDLPYALELCERALILSGGVIAADGPTRELLADAELLAEHRLELPYGFAIPAV
- a CDS encoding glycosyltransferase family 2 protein; its protein translation is MPATGNDDAVDVSVVIPAHNCRDYLDRCLTSVLVQRVKKEIVVVDDGSTDGSAELLDLYASYHKDCVRVVHLEGSGGAGRPRNVGIEHATGRYVFFCDADDYLGPEALERMVAMGDRNGSDIVLGKIVGHGRRAPMSMFQRSADRVALADSTVYNSLSCFKLFRRDMLQRHRIRFGEGMLVGEDIIFSVHAYCHARVISVVADYDCYHLVARPDGSSIMQQPGSRDPIAWLTMIREPIRLMARHVPPGPLRDHLLRRHFRLDAFAQLGSVFLESDDIRRKDIAREVAALCEEWYTPGVHERLGSIDRQRAGALDDIDRLVRLARIESATVRRRLTGLRWDGDLLVVTGAARLDGISRDDGVAVILRSRYDPHAELVVPAQRKGGEFAARIDVSALDSGIWDLRIAVELEGVVRHGRLGAERDGDITRPAPRLVGEMAVLPYFTRDNGNLSIDVGGHVVDVPGVARLRRTRWSLGHRLLVDGEVSVAGATPPAEAVRQFVWRERRTGRERTEPVTSLPGGTFTARPAIGRLAPGTWDAYLELDLGGPPARFRIEAEEEAVAPPRRWRGAALLRSVRPYATARKGRLSAVVRRMTARSIARRILR
- the cbiQ gene encoding cobalt ECF transporter T component CbiQ: MGAGHHHQLYLPGDSVVHRLPPQCKLLAVLAFAIVVVATPRERFWAFAAYAVLLGVVAAAARVPLRHVTRRMAIELPFVLFAVLIPVIGLGERVSVLGVSLSVAGLWAAWNILAKATLGVVASILLAATTEPRVILLGAQRLRLPGLLVQIAMFMLRYMDVILDEMRRMRVARESRGFEARNARHIPVLARSAGALFIRSYERGERVHLAMLSRGYTGQMPIITDMTASTAHWATALALPAAALAVLALSASGLL
- a CDS encoding crotonase/enoyl-CoA hydratase family protein, coding for MSDEVLVEESGNVAIITINRPKARNAVNGAVARGIAEALDGLDARPEISAYVLTGAGGTFCAGMDLKGFLSGDFPVVEGRGFGGLTEAPPKKPLIAAVEGYALAGGFEMALACDLIVASAESTFGLPEPKRGLVAGAGGIMRLPRRIPYHVAMEIALTGDHYPASRLYELGLVNRIAEPGKALEDALELARKVAANAPLALAATKKVIIESQDWPLAEMFKKQGAIINPVFGSKDAMEGAAAFAEKRAPQWKGE
- a CDS encoding rhomboid family intramembrane serine protease; the encoded protein is MGDYSGSRFDSARRGAGALLSGALSAFIIVAVMLAIMWVVEGVDFFLNGALDHNFGIVGWEPEGLVGIVFAPFLHGGFGHLMANSLPLLVMGFLAGLRDVRKFLWATLIIILVGGLGTWLMSPMVITVGASGLIFGYFGYIMARGLFDHRVLDIVIAIGVGIAYWGILAGLLPNQEGISWQGHLCGLVAGVLAGWVLRRRKHEIPAH